The Chitinophagaceae bacterium nucleotide sequence TTAACTACGATCAGATACTGATTACTACTGGCGGAAGTGAAGCCATCATGTTTGGATTTCTTACTTGCCTCAATGCTGGTGATGAAGTGATTATCCCTGAACCTTTTTATGCAAACTATAATGGCTTTGCCTGTGCTGCCGGAGTAAATGTTGTTCCTATTACTTCAACCATTGAAACTGGTTTTGCATTACCTCCTATTGGGGAATTTGAAAAAGTAATTACATCAAAAACAAAAGCCATTGTTATCTGCAGTCCGAATAATCCAACCGGTTATTTATACAGTAAGGAAGAAATGAATAAGCTGAAAGATGTTTGTCTCAAACATAATCTCTATCTCTTCAGCGATGAAGCATACCGTGAATTTTGTTATGATGGCGATTACGTTAGTGCCATGCATATTCAGGGACTTGACCAGCATGTAGTATTGATGGATACCATCAGTAAACGATACAGTGCCTGTGGTGCAAGACTTGGTGCATTTGTTACAAAAAACAAAGCAGTGTATGATGCTGCCATGAAATTTGCACAGGCAAGATTAAGTCCACCGGGATTGGCACAGATCATGGCTGAAGCAGCTGTTGATTTACCCGATGAATATTTCGATGCACCCAAAGCTGAATATCTTTCCCGCAGAAATTTATTAGTGAAACGTTTGAACGAAATGCCCGGTGTTTTCTGTCCTAACCCCGGTGGCGCTTTTTATGCAATGGCGAAATTGCCCATTGATGACAGCGATACATTCTGTCAATGGTTACTGGAATCATTTTCACATAAAGGACAAACTGTAATGCTTGCACCTGCCACCGGATTTTATAGAACAGCCGGTTTAGGGAAACATGAAGTGCGGCTTGCGTATGTGCTCAATTTAGATTCACTCAATAAAGCAATGGATTGTTTAGCAGAAGCATTAAAGGTTTATCCGGGAAGAACGAACTGATCTATTCATCATCTCTGAAAATAAGATGCCTGTATTTTTGATAGAGAAATGCAATGACCAGTAAAATGGCACCGATTGAAACATAAGAAATTATCTTTTCAATAGTAGAAAATCCGGCACTGTCGAACACAACAAGTTTCAGCAGTGTAATGCTGAACAAAAGAATAGAAGCAACCCGGAAAATCCGGAACCTTTGCCACAAACCAACGAGGAATAATACAACTGCAGTAAATACCCACACAATTGTAATGGACGTTCCTTCAAATTTTAAAGGAACATACACAATGAAAAGTGCAAGACTGAGTATGAGATATGTATGCCAGATCAGTTTCTGATTCGTAAACACTATTTTTCCTGTAAAGGCAAACAGCAGGTGAAGTACACTCATTACAAGCGTTATAAAAGAAATATTATCCGCACTTCCTTTATAAGAATAGAGATAAGCAGAAGAACTGTATAAAAAAATACTGAGCAGAATCAATAATACAAGGTCGCCTGCATCGGGTTCCTGTTTCCTGAAAATCCTGAACGCCGTTACGGTAAATAGAAACTGAATAAAAAATAAACCAATAAATAACCATGCTGTAAACTTATAGGTTACATCGTAACGGATAAACAACCACGACAATAAGATCACCCAGCTAAAGGCAAATGAAAGAATCTTTAATAACTGCCAGTTCCTTCTGAAAGAGATGAGCAGGATTCCACAGTTAATCAGGAAAATATAAGTGAACAGCATGAACACATTTCCTGAATTTCCTCCTACTAAAAAAGGAATACCGTATGAACCAACCAAAGCAAGCACTGCAATTTCATGCCGGTTATATTTCAGTGAAATGAATACAGCGAGGAATGTAAGCAGCATCATGATAATAAATGCAATCGGTCTTGATAAAAAACCATAATACTCAAATGCACCATAAGTAGTAAAGTAAAATGCCGCCATTGCCCCACTGAAAAGAATGGCGCTGAATGCTTCATACCGTTTCCGAAGTAATACAGAAAAGAAAAATAATAATCCGGCGGCTGCGTATGCAAGCCCAATGCGGCCGGCAGCAGTGATGAGATTTTTATCAATCGCATACTTTACACCTATTGCAATACCAATAATTAAAACGATGATTCCTGCAAACTGGATCAATCGAAGTCCTACAAGTTTTTCAAGTCCAAAAGAAGATATGATTTCTTTCTGAACTGAAGAATTCATTTGCGATGAAGGCCGGGCATTTGTCTGTAAAGGATTTTCAATTGCACGAAGTTGTGACAGCTGGTGCTGAATAGCGATTAATTCTTTTCTGCCCTGATCCTGTTGTAATTTCAGCTGATCAATCCTTCCCTGTAATTCTGCTATTTGTTCGTTAATCTCCATCTTTACTCCTGAAGATTAAAAGTAGGTTGTTTTTTAGTATTGAACTTTAAAACAGACAATTATTGCTGCAACTGCCTTCTTAACTCATTCTTAAAAAAGAAACCTATACCTGATATTATGCTCCATTATCAATCAGTGTAATCATTTCATCATCCCTGGCACCCCATCAACTTCAATCTTTATCCTTTCTGGTGAATGATGTAAGGAAATAAAATGTACAGAGGAGTCCTCTTCCTCTGACCAAATTATTGAGAATTTCTCAGCTTTTAATAATCTGTATCCCTTATGATTTGGTAATTAAAACAGCCATGCTTCCATGCAAGAGTAATAAATACCAATTCTCCATCTTTATTCTTTCCAAACAATCACGCCTGCAGGTTGCAGTATTTTAGTTCCAATTAAAACTTTAGCTGAAACAGGAATCGTAACAGTATATGGCTTGCCTGAATAATTTACTCAAATCCAAAAACCATCCCGCCATTCAACCATAACTCCCGGTGGATAATTTGCTGTTTGAATTCCAGCTTCTTTGTAAACCCGGCTAATCGCTGCTTTCTCCAATAATCCATCATCAGTATCTGCACCAACATAGGTTACAGTTCCTTTACCAAGTTTCCTCGAAATAACAGCAGCCTTACCACTATAAAACTGGTTACTGTACGTTGCCCAGACAGCAGTGCCATTCATTGGTTCTAAAATATCTGCCCAGTTGTTCCAGTTATAAATTGCTGTTCCCATTTTTACTGCTCCCTGTACTGTTTCAGGTAACAGATCATAAAAAGGAACTTTAGCACCAATCAACTCATAAATCGGTTCGGCCCATTTCATTTCCCACAATTTTCCATTACGATCTTTTTGTCCTGTGCGACTGGATAAAATCAAATGACCCCCGTTTTGTACATACTGTTTCCACCGTTCAACAAGTGCTGCATCAAGTAATTCATAAGCAGGAGCAATCAGTACAGGATAGTTTGAAAAATCTTTCTCTTCGGTAATTACATCAACCGGTGCACCCAATTGCTTTAACGCTCCGTAATAACGCTTGAGATGATCCATGAAATTCCATTGGTTGGTCTGTGGCTGATTATCCATTTCCCAACGGTTATCAGGATTATAAAGTACGGCTGCCTGCCTGCGTTGATACACTTTTGGTGCAACTGCATTTATATCATACTGTTTTCTCAATTCCTTTATTTCCTCAATCACTTTCACATATTCAATTCCACTTGTGCTGATTGTTTTTCTGTCTGCATCGAGTATGGCATAGTGATATTGTTCACCACCTGTAACCGGGCGATCGAAACGGTAATTGCAGACAAATTTATTTCCACCTGCAAATGCATGCCATATCCACATACGCACAGCGCCGGGCATTGGCTGCGGATTAAACTTACCCCAGTTAACCTGCCCCGGCTGCAATTCCATTACGCCTGTAACACCGTTAAATGAACGAAACAGATCATTGGCAAAACCAATACTTGTTGCAGAGCCCATACGAAATCCCTGTGAACCCACTCCGTTATCATAACCGGCAACGAGATATTTTGTGTACGTAAGAAAATCAAGTCCGTTGATTTTTGTTGGATCAACTTCCACATGCTCGGGCATTAAGTTAGTTGTGATCCACTGATCATTTGAAATGTATTTGCGTAGTATCTTGTATTGAAAGGAAAGAAAGTCGTTTGCTTCTTCAGCAGAAAACCGTTTAAAATCCAATACAGCATGTGGTGATGGCTGTGCAATCAACTCTTTTTGATTGGGTATCCTGATTTGATTAAAATCACTGTACCAGATACTCCAGAAAGCAGTACCCCATGTTGCATTCAGTGAATCAAGGTTTTTATATTTGGCCTTTAACCATTCACGAAACCGTTGCTGTGCAGCATTGCTGTAATCATACTGGCCGTAATGTGAAGGTTCATTATCAAGCTGCCATCCCCAGATGCGCTTGTCTTTGCCATAATGTTTACCAATCGCTTCCACCATTTTGGAAACATACTCCCTGTATACAGCACTCGACCAGGAAATTTGCTGTCTTGATCCATGCTGCATAATTCGTCCCTCAGCATTCTCCATTAATATCTCCGGATGCTTTTGTGCCAGCCATGCAGGTGGCGTTGGTGTGGAAGTACACATCACTACTTTTATTCCATTTTCATGCGCCAGTTGCACCGCTTCATCAAGCCAAGCAAAATCAAACTTACCTTCCTCCGGTTCAATAAATGTCCAGGCAAATTCTCCGAAATGTGTAAACTCAAAACCAATTTCTGCCATCTTCTTAATATCTCCTGCCCACTTGTCTTTTGACCAATGCTCGGGATAGTAATAAGTACCGATGGTCATTAAATCTTTCTTTTGAAAATAAGTTTCAGGATTTTTTAACTGGGAGAATGCATGATTGAACATAAATGCCAATACGGGCAGTAATAACCTTTTCATTCTTATATGGTTTGAATTTTAATAAGATAACCTGTCAACAGGAAAGACAGTTCGCTGAAACAAATGTAACAACCAAAGCCTGATTCACCAGAATAGTTTTTGCATATCAGCAAAAACAAAATGAGTTTTTCGGCAGGGAGTATTTCTGTTGGGAAATGTACTAACTCTTAGCGCAGGTTTATAAACTGTAAGGTCTGACTCCTTAAAAAGAAAAAGGTCATCTGTAGAAACAGTTGACCGTTAACGATTGCTTGCCATATAAAAAAAGAGATCTGTTATGTTCAGTTCAGCAGTTGCTGAATATTTCTTTTGTTCTAATTGATAAAATGAAATTACCTCAGTAATGCTTACCAGTCAAAATAGTTTATGAGCAGTTTAATGATATCAAACAGCATCAAAAAAAGGGAATCCTTTACTGGCAGCAGGTTTCAGCAGTCAATTAAACTTATCGCAAACGGCTTAGTTGCTTTATATATCATTATACGTTATTGCATCAGTTGTGGCTAAGGAAACATCCACAGTTATAAAAAGTAAAACACCCCGATCAATAGTACAGGGATGTTTGTTTTATTTTTCTGATTTAAGTATTAAGGTTGTTCTTCAGGAAGCCGGAATGTAATCTTCTGCCGTCTCCATGCTTTTACCTGTGTGCCATTTTGCTTCGCAGGAATCCATTTGGGCCTTTACGGATTGCATCGCATGCAATACGTCCCAGTCCAGAACCCTTCATAGTTAATGCTTCCACATTACTTACATTTCCTTCTTTGTCAACTATAAACTGCACTTCACATGTACCTGCCTGTCCATCATCAACTAAATCATCCAAGTGACGTTCCACTTCACGCTTTACAAAGCGATTCCAACGCACTTCTCCATCAGGAAACTGTGCTTCTATTTCCACTTTTGTAAAAGGTCTCTCATCATCAACCTTGGGTCCTTCAACCACATTTGTTGCTTCCTCAACTTTAGGAGGATTCACCGCAGTACGATCATCAATCCCATCCTGATCAATCTTACCAACATTCGCAATGTCATCCTGCGCTTTCACTTCATTCTTCTCATCAAACTTTTCATCGTCTACAATTACAGGAGGAGTATATCTGTCAATGGCAATTTTTGGTGGCTCCTGCACTGGAGGAGGTAATTGAGGTGGCTCAACTTTCGGAGGAATTGTAAGATCAATATCAGAAAGAGTTACTTCTGTTGCTCTTACCCTGTCCTTATCATTCGTATTGCCGCTTCTTCCTGCAACAACAGCAAGAAAAACAAGAATCGCAACACCCGCAGTAAACAGCAAAGCAGTTCTTAACCGCTTATCGTAATTTCTTCTCAGTTCATAAGCGCCATACTCTTTGTTTCTGCCATCAAACAGAATGTCAAGAAAGTCGGCATCCAAAATTTTATTTTTTCCATAACAAACAGTTTATGCATATTAGATGCAGGCTGTTCTTTTTTTCCATAACCTGCTTTTGCCTGAGATAAGTTTTAAATAACAGTGCCGTGATTGAAAATAAAAATGGCCCGTGAAACACGAGCCATTGCAATTATTCAAACTGAACTCTCACTCAATAATTTTTATGGAGCTGCTTTCGTTGTAATCCGTTCTGCCAGTTCTAATTTCAGTTTCCTGATTTCTGCCAATACAAGTTGTGCCATTCGTCTTGCACCGTATTCATTAAAATGTGTATTGTCTTTCCTGCCAACAGGGTAATGTGGATGCTCCAGTGTATCGAGCTGCATGTACAGCATCTTTGAATAAACAGGCCCCAGCGTTTGTACCAATGACCTGCTGCGTTCATCAAGATCAATCACCGGCACATTGTATTGCTTACCTACTTCCCATACCGCAGCTGAATATTCTTTGTGCGTTTCTTTGATATTATTAAGTGAATCAAACACCAGTCGTGTAACAGGCGTAACCAGTATGGGAAATGCTTTCTTCTCTCTTGTTTCGGTAATGAACTTAATTAAATTGGTTTTATAATCAGGAACAGATGTATAACGTTCGGCGTACTGCGGTTCTTTTGCTTCATCGTTATGTCCAAACTGCATCAATACATAATCACCTTCTCCCAGACTATCGGCTACATTTTTCCAGCGGCCTTCGCTGATGAAAGTTCTTGTACTTCTTCCTCCTCTTGCCCTGTTGAGCACCGTAACGGTTGAATCCCAGAAATCTTCAAAGGGTGTTCCCCATCCTGTTACAGGCGAACGGTCTTTGGGTTGTGTACACACCGTTGAATCACCAATGAGCCATACATGAATTTTCTTTTTAGGAACTGCAAATGCAACAACAGCAAAAAATAAAAAGAAAAGTAACAACCGTGTATTGAACTGTTTCATTAAAAATGATTTTATAAAAAATACTTTACTGCAATGGATTCCATCCGCCAAGAATTGTTGTGATCGTTAATGCCTTTGCTTCTGCCTCAGTAATCGTTTTTGCCCAGCTTACACGATCTGTTGTTCCTGCAGCTTCGCCATGATTGTTGTATTCAGCAAACCATGTTGTGTTTTCATTGGCAGCATTACTCCAATTATCCCAACCTGCTTTGTGAACAATTGGCCCGAGATAGCTGTTCATGATGAGCACTTTTGCATAAGGCCGCCATGGACGGCCCAAATAAAATGACCCTGCAGGAGCATCGCCTGTAAACCTGCAGTTGCGGAACACATAACCATAAGCTGTTCCCTGCGGAGTTGATGCTGCTGTAAAATAGCCAGCCTTCTTACCATAAATTATACAACTGTCGAACAGTGCTGTTGCTGCGCCGAAAATAAAATCAACTGTTCCTTCAATATAACAGTTGCGGTAGTATTGCCTGCTGCCTGTACCATGTGTGTACAATGTATCCTGGAAACCGAGGAAACGGCAGTTAATGAATCTTGCTTTGTCGCCTGTAATTCTTACTGCAACAGCTTGTCCTACGGGACCGGAACTGTTTTCAAACGTAATATTCTCTGCACTGAATCCATTGCCGAAAATAAAAAAACTCGACGATCCCGATG carries:
- a CDS encoding pyridoxal phosphate-dependent aminotransferase, with protein sequence MLAISKRGEQMPPSPIRKLVPYAEAAKKRGTKVYHLNIGQPDIETPPAILDAVRNADIKVLEYSHSAGNESYRRKLTQYYKKVGIDINYDQILITTGGSEAIMFGFLTCLNAGDEVIIPEPFYANYNGFACAAGVNVVPITSTIETGFALPPIGEFEKVITSKTKAIVICSPNNPTGYLYSKEEMNKLKDVCLKHNLYLFSDEAYREFCYDGDYVSAMHIQGLDQHVVLMDTISKRYSACGARLGAFVTKNKAVYDAAMKFAQARLSPPGLAQIMAEAAVDLPDEYFDAPKAEYLSRRNLLVKRLNEMPGVFCPNPGGAFYAMAKLPIDDSDTFCQWLLESFSHKGQTVMLAPATGFYRTAGLGKHEVRLAYVLNLDSLNKAMDCLAEALKVYPGRTN
- a CDS encoding DUF2339 domain-containing protein, encoding MEINEQIAELQGRIDQLKLQQDQGRKELIAIQHQLSQLRAIENPLQTNARPSSQMNSSVQKEIISSFGLEKLVGLRLIQFAGIIVLIIGIAIGVKYAIDKNLITAAGRIGLAYAAAGLLFFFSVLLRKRYEAFSAILFSGAMAAFYFTTYGAFEYYGFLSRPIAFIIMMLLTFLAVFISLKYNRHEIAVLALVGSYGIPFLVGGNSGNVFMLFTYIFLINCGILLISFRRNWQLLKILSFAFSWVILLSWLFIRYDVTYKFTAWLFIGLFFIQFLFTVTAFRIFRKQEPDAGDLVLLILLSIFLYSSSAYLYSYKGSADNISFITLVMSVLHLLFAFTGKIVFTNQKLIWHTYLILSLALFIVYVPLKFEGTSITIVWVFTAVVLFLVGLWQRFRIFRVASILLFSITLLKLVVFDSAGFSTIEKIISYVSIGAILLVIAFLYQKYRHLIFRDDE
- a CDS encoding energy transducer TonB, with amino-acid sequence MDADFLDILFDGRNKEYGAYELRRNYDKRLRTALLFTAGVAILVFLAVVAGRSGNTNDKDRVRATEVTLSDIDLTIPPKVEPPQLPPPVQEPPKIAIDRYTPPVIVDDEKFDEKNEVKAQDDIANVGKIDQDGIDDRTAVNPPKVEEATNVVEGPKVDDERPFTKVEIEAQFPDGEVRWNRFVKREVERHLDDLVDDGQAGTCEVQFIVDKEGNVSNVEALTMKGSGLGRIACDAIRKGPNGFLRSKMAHR
- a CDS encoding rhamnogalacturonan acetylesterase yields the protein MKQFNTRLLLFFLFFAVVAFAVPKKKIHVWLIGDSTVCTQPKDRSPVTGWGTPFEDFWDSTVTVLNRARGGRSTRTFISEGRWKNVADSLGEGDYVLMQFGHNDEAKEPQYAERYTSVPDYKTNLIKFITETREKKAFPILVTPVTRLVFDSLNNIKETHKEYSAAVWEVGKQYNVPVIDLDERSRSLVQTLGPVYSKMLYMQLDTLEHPHYPVGRKDNTHFNEYGARRMAQLVLAEIRKLKLELAERITTKAAP
- a CDS encoding pectin esterase, whose protein sequence is MNHSFLFIILLFSTVVSSAQTKRITVSKDGTGDYSTVQEAINAVKDSSSSVTTIFIKKGIYKEKLRLPESKMNVHFIGEDVNSTVLTYDDYASKKDSSGKDIGTSGSSSFFIFGNGFSAENITFENSSGPVGQAVAVRITGDKARFINCRFLGFQDTLYTHGTGSRQYYRNCYIEGTVDFIFGAATALFDSCIIYGKKAGYFTAASTPQGTAYGYVFRNCRFTGDAPAGSFYLGRPWRPYAKVLIMNSYLGPIVHKAGWDNWSNAANENTTWFAEYNNHGEAAGTTDRVSWAKTITEAEAKALTITTILGGWNPLQ